The sequence below is a genomic window from Streptomyces sp. B21-105.
CCGATAGCAGGGGCCGCCGGACAGTGACGAAACGGCCCTCATCGTGATCGCGGTGAGGGCCGTTGCCTTGCTGCCAGGTGTCAGCAGTCGCGCAGTTCTGCCGACTGGTTCAGGATCTGGGCTCGGGTGGAGGTGAAGCGGGTGTGGGTCTCGCCGCCGCGGGCTCCGGGGCGGAAGGCCGCGACGCGGTGGCAGTTCTGGAAGGCCAGGGCGATGTCGAAGTGGCGTTCCAGGCTGCCGCGGATGGCGTCGCTGGCGAGGGCGCGCAGGAGCTGGCCCCGCTCCTGCTCGGAGGCGGGCGGGGTCTGGTTGTCTGCGAACTCGGTGATCCCGGCGTGGAGTCGGGTGGAGAGGTCGGAGACGAGGTTGTAGGCGTAGGGGAGGGAGGTGCGGATCGTGTCCACGAAGTCCTCCTCGCGGATGGCACCGGCTTCGGCTTCGGCGAGGAGCTCGGGGGAGACGTCGAGAGACATGGGGGTCCTGTTCCTTTGGGGGGCAGCGGTGGGGGTGGTCAGAGGTGAGGCGTCAGGGGTGGCGTGAAGTCCGGGTCCACCTGGGTGGCCAGGTCCTGGCCGGTCGCCTCGTTCGCCCAGGAGCGGGCGTTGCGGAGGTGGAAGTGGACGGCGTGGCGGTGGAGGGCCTGCCGGTCCTTCGTTCCGCGGGCGTCGACCGTGCTGCGCAGGACGTCCAGAGCGTGCCGGTTGTGCTCCTCCAACTCGCCCTTGGGTGCGCCGCGTTCGGCCGAGCGGACCCAGGGGGAGAGGGCGACGTGGGTGAGGAGGTCGTCGCCCACCTCCTCCTTGAGGAACAGCAGGTCGTCCTCACCGGTCACCTTGTTGCCGACGACGGCGAGGGGGATGTCGTACTCGCGGGCGTGGTCGCGGTACTGGCGGTAGACGGAGACGCCCCGGCGGGTGGGCTCGGCCACCAGGAACGTCATGTCGAAGCGGGCGAACAGGCCGGAGGCGAAGGCGTCGGCGCCCGCCGTCATGTCCATCACCAGGTACTCGCCGGGGCCGTCGAGCAGGTGGCTCAGATAGAGCTCCACCGCGCCCAGCTTGGAGTGGTAGCAGGCCACCCCCAGGTCGCTCTCGTCGAACGCGCCGGTCACCATCAGCGGCACGCCGCCCACCCGTTGCACGTGCCGGGTGTGCAGCTCGTCGTCGCCGAGCAGCCGCAGCAGCCGTGAACCGCGGCCCGGCGGGGTCGTCTTGACCATCGCCTCGCGGGAGGCGATCCGCGGATTGTCGCCGCGCAGCAGGTCCTTGATGTCGCCCACGTGCTCGGCCAGCGGCGGGGCCGTGAACGCCGGTGCGCCGGCCGTGGGGTCCAGGGCCTCGGACAGGTGCTGGTTGATGTCGCCGTCCACGGCCAGCACCGGTGCGCCGGACTCCGCCAACCGGCGGGCGAACAAGGCCGACAGGGTCGTCTTGCCGCTGCCGCCCTTCCCCACGAATGCGACGCGCATCACACCGCCTTGATGAAAATGAATGTCATGTGGCTAGATTTAGGGGTGCCTCATGATCTCTGTCAAATCGACGCCCGGGGGGTGATGTCGTGATCACCCTCGCCCCGCTTACTGCATATGATGTGCAAGTGCGTGACTACTGCATAAGGCCTGCGGGCCCCGACGACCTGGACGGCGCCCGAGCCGTCATGCTGGACACCGTCTACCGGGACTTCGGCAGCGGTTACGTGCCCCACTGGCACCGCGACATCATCGATCCCGCCGCGGCCTACCTCGCCTCCGACCGCCACACCTTGCTGGTCGCGACCACCGTCGGGAGCGGCGGCGGCGGGCGTGGCCGCGAGGTCGTCGCCACCGCCGCCCTCGACTCCCGCGGCCCCGCGCATCCGCCGAACCCCCGGCACGTCGCCGAGCGCTACCCCTGCGGCACCACCGCGCAGTTGCGCCGCGTCTACGTCCGCCCCGAGCACCGCCGGCGCGGACTCGCCCGCCGGATGGTCGCCGAACTCCTCGCCTTCGCGGTCGCCGACGGCGGCTACCGCTCCGTCTATCTGCACACCGACCCCGCCGTCGAAGGAGCAGAGGCGTTCTGGCGGTCCCTCGCCACCGTCGTGCACGACGAACGGGAGGAGGCGGACGGCGGCCAGGGCGTCGTGCACTTCGACGTCCCGTTCGACGCCCTCCTCCCCGCCTACTTCGCGCCCAGCCCCAGCCCCAGCCCCAGCCCCAGCATCCGCTCCCGCACCACAGGCCGGTAACCCCATGCGCTTCGCCCGCCCCGCCCCGCTCGCCCCCCGCTCACCCCGCCCCCGGCTGCTCGCCGCCCTCTGCCTCGCCCCGCTGCTCACCGGCTGTTTCGCCGCCTCCGGCGACGACGGCGACAGCGAGGGGTCCGCCGCCGGGGACGGCGCCCGGCTGCGCGTCGCCCTCGCCTTCCCGCCCGCCGAGTACCTCTCCCCGCACGGCGCCGACGCGACGATCCTCAGCCGGCTCGGCGTCACCGAAGGGCTGACCTCCCTCGACGCCAACGGGGCCGCCGCCCCCGCGCTCGCCGCGTCCTGGCGCCGCGAGGACGACCGCACCTGGCTGTTCACCCTGCGCGAGGCCGACTTCCAGGACGGCACGGACGTCACTCCCGCCGCCGTCGCCGCCTCCCTCACCCGGGCCACCGCCGCCAAGCCGGCCCCGGCCGCCCTCGCCGGCGTCACCCTCACCGCGAAAGCCGCGGGCGGCACGGGCGTGCGCGTCACGACCGCGCAGCCCGACCCCGTCCTGCCCCTGCGGCTGTCCAGCCCCTCGCTCGCCGTCCTCTCTCCGAAGGCGTACGCGAAGAAGGGCACCGTCGACCCCGTCGGCACCGCCACCGGCCCCTTCGAACTCACCGACGTGAACGGGGCCGCCGCCGTCCGCCTCGACCGCTTCGACGACTACTGGGGCGGCCGGGCCCAGGCCTCCGGCGTCGACGTGCGGTTCATCGCCGACGGCAGCGCCCGCACCAACGCCCTGCGCACCGGCCAGGTCGACGTCGCCGAGTCGATACCCGTGGCCCAGGCCGCCGCCCTCGACGCGGACACCCGCCGCGAGACCGCCACCACCCGCACCACCAGCCTGCACCTCAACACGAAATCCGGCGTCTTCACGGACCCGGCACTGCGCGCCGCCGCCCGGGCCGCCGTCGACACCTCCGCCCTCGCCAAGGGCGTCTACGAAGGACACGCCGACCCCGGCGCCGGCATCTACGGCCCCGCCGTCACCTGGGCCGCGGGCAAGCGCGTCCAGCCCACCGGACGAGCGAAGGCCGCCACCCCCGGCGGGGTCTCCGTCACCCTCGCCACCTATGACAACCGGCCCGAACTCCCCGAAGTCGCCCAGGTGTTGAAGCAGCAGCTGGAGAAGGCCGGCTTCACGGTGAAGCTGGAGGTGCGCGAGTACTCGCGGCTGGAGACCGACGCCCTCGCCGGGAAGTTCGACGCCGTCGTCGGGGCCCGCAACAGCCTCCTGGACACCGGCGACCCGGTGTCGCTCCTGGCGAGCGACTTCACCTGCGGCGGCGGCTACAACCTCTCCCTGCTCTGCGACAAGGCGGTCGACCGGGCCGTCGGGACGGCACAGGCCGTCGCCGACACCGGCAAGCGGCAGGACGCCGTCATGGCCGCCGAGGC
It includes:
- a CDS encoding SCO5389 family protein produces the protein MSLDVSPELLAEAEAGAIREEDFVDTIRTSLPYAYNLVSDLSTRLHAGITEFADNQTPPASEQERGQLLRALASDAIRGSLERHFDIALAFQNCHRVAAFRPGARGGETHTRFTSTRAQILNQSAELRDC
- a CDS encoding ATP-binding protein, translating into MRVAFVGKGGSGKTTLSALFARRLAESGAPVLAVDGDINQHLSEALDPTAGAPAFTAPPLAEHVGDIKDLLRGDNPRIASREAMVKTTPPGRGSRLLRLLGDDELHTRHVQRVGGVPLMVTGAFDESDLGVACYHSKLGAVELYLSHLLDGPGEYLVMDMTAGADAFASGLFARFDMTFLVAEPTRRGVSVYRQYRDHAREYDIPLAVVGNKVTGEDDLLFLKEEVGDDLLTHVALSPWVRSAERGAPKGELEEHNRHALDVLRSTVDARGTKDRQALHRHAVHFHLRNARSWANEATGQDLATQVDPDFTPPLTPHL
- a CDS encoding GNAT family N-acetyltransferase; the encoded protein is MRDYCIRPAGPDDLDGARAVMLDTVYRDFGSGYVPHWHRDIIDPAAAYLASDRHTLLVATTVGSGGGGRGREVVATAALDSRGPAHPPNPRHVAERYPCGTTAQLRRVYVRPEHRRRGLARRMVAELLAFAVADGGYRSVYLHTDPAVEGAEAFWRSLATVVHDEREEADGGQGVVHFDVPFDALLPAYFAPSPSPSPSPSIRSRTTGR
- a CDS encoding ABC transporter substrate-binding protein — translated: MRFARPAPLAPRSPRPRLLAALCLAPLLTGCFAASGDDGDSEGSAAGDGARLRVALAFPPAEYLSPHGADATILSRLGVTEGLTSLDANGAAAPALAASWRREDDRTWLFTLREADFQDGTDVTPAAVAASLTRATAAKPAPAALAGVTLTAKAAGGTGVRVTTAQPDPVLPLRLSSPSLAVLSPKAYAKKGTVDPVGTATGPFELTDVNGAAAVRLDRFDDYWGGRAQASGVDVRFIADGSARTNALRTGQVDVAESIPVAQAAALDADTRRETATTRTTSLHLNTKSGVFTDPALRAAARAAVDTSALAKGVYEGHADPGAGIYGPAVTWAAGKRVQPTGRAKAATPGGVSVTLATYDNRPELPEVAQVLKQQLEKAGFTVKLEVREYSRLETDALAGKFDAVVGARNSLLDTGDPVSLLASDFTCGGGYNLSLLCDKAVDRAVGTAQAVADTGKRQDAVMAAEAAVLGTDAVVPLVHQRIVTGVDDDVSGLLLDPYERTLVGIGTRR